In Populus alba chromosome 9, ASM523922v2, whole genome shotgun sequence, a genomic segment contains:
- the LOC118034735 gene encoding probable pyridoxal 5'-phosphate synthase subunit PDX2 — protein sequence MAAVGVLALQGSFNEHIAALARLGVKGMEIRKPEQLLNVTSLIIPGGESTTMAKLAEFHNLFPALREFVQMGKPVWGTCAGLIFLANKAIGQKTGGQELVGGLDCTVHRNYFGSQIQSFEAELTVPELACKEGGPETFRGVFIRAPAILEVGPGVDVLAECPVPSTNVLYSSSAVQIQEENSVPEEKVIVAIKQRNLLGTAFHPELTADTRWHSYFLKMASEAGEATSGSIVPAGGVDLSSYDGKPRIDLPIFQ from the exons ATGGCCGCCGTCGGCGTTCTCGCTTTACAGGGTTCTTTCAACGAACACATTGCAG CGCTTGCCAGATTGGGAGTCAAGGGAATGGAGATAAGGAAGCCAGAACAGCTTCTAAATGTCACCTCTCTTATTATTCCGGGTGGTGAAAGCACTACCATGGCTAAACTCGCCGAGTTTCACAACCTG TTTCCTGCTTTACGTGAGTTTGTTCAAATGGGAAAGCCTGTATGGGGGACCTGTGCAGGTCTTATCTTCTTGGCAAACAAGGCAATTG gTCAGAAAACTGGAGGACAAGAACTGGTTGGTGGCCTAGATTGCACTGTTCATAGAAATTATTTCGGCAGTCAG ATTCAAAGTTTTGAAGCGGAGCTTACAGTTCCAGAACTTGCGTGTAAGGAAGGTGGCCCCGAAACATTCCGTGGAGTTTTCATCCGTGCTCCGGCCATCCTTGAAGTCGGGCCTGGAGTTGATGTGCTGGCCGAGTGTCCTGTTCCATCTACCAATGTATTGTATTCAAGTTCTGCTGTTCAAATCCAAGAG GAAAATTCCGTGCCAGAAGAGAAAGTTATTGTAGCTATAAAGCAGAGGAATCTGCTAGGGACTGCTTTTCATCCTGAACTGACAGCTGATACTAGATG GCATAGCTACTTCTTGAAGATGGCAAGCGAGGCTGGAGAAGCAACCTCTGGAAGCATTGTCCCAGCTGGAGGAGTGGATCTAAGCAGCTATGACGGAAAACCACGGATTGATCTCCCTATATTTCAATAG
- the LOC118034733 gene encoding uncharacterized protein — MAKMKSYILGAVFVVLLIATQGMVVQGSSNGNGNGNNGNNSGNGNNNGNGNNGNSNGNSNDGNDNGNGNNGNGNGNGNNGNGKGNSGNEDHDDLTALGSGQERAQCKAKGHCTNKILVCPAQCPEKKPKKNKKHKACFVDCSSKCEVTCKYRKPNCNGYGSLCYDPRFVGGDGVMFYFHGAKGGNFAIVSDDNLQINAHFIGSRPQGRTRDFTWVQALSVMFDSHNLVIAASKVSHWDDNVDSLNVRWDGEAINIPTDGEAEWRSDGEERQVVVERTDDTNAVKVTVAGLLEMDIKVRPIGKHENKVHNYQLPDNDAFAHLETQFRFKNLTDLVEGVLGKTYRPDYVSPVKTGVPMPMMGGEDKYQTPSLSSPLCRLCRFRGASAGNGMATI; from the exons ATGGCTAAAATGAAGTCATATATTTTGGGAGCTGTTTTCGTTGTGTTATTAATTGCTACACAAGGCATGGTTGTTCAAGGAAGCAGCAATGGCAATGGAAACGGAAACAATGGCAATAACAGTGGAAATGGAAATAACAATGGCAATGGGAACAACGGCAACAGCAATGGTAATAGCAACGACGGCAATGATAATGGAAATGGAAACAACGGCAACGGCAACGGCAATGGCAACAATGGAAATGGAAAGGGTAATAGTGGCAATGAAGACCACGATGACTTGACAGCCCTGGGGAGTGGACAGGAACGAGCTCAATGCAAGGCGAAGGGGCATTGTACAAACAAGATCCTAGTCTGTCCAGCTCAGTGCCCTGAGAAGAAGCCCAAGAAGAACAAGAAGCACAAGGCATGCTTTGTTGACTGCAGCAGCAAGTGTGAGGTGACTTGCAAGT ATAGGAAACCTAATTGTAATGGATATGGTTCTCTCTGTTATGATCCTCGGTTTGTTGGTGGTGATGGTGTGATGTTCTATTTCCATGGAGCAAAGGGTGGTAACTTTGCCATTGTCTCCGATGATAACCTCCAAATTAATGCCCACTTCATTGGAAGTAGACCTCAAGGAAGAACTCGGGACTTCACCTGGGTACAAGCACTCTCAGTCATGTTTGATTCACACAATCTTGTCATTGCTGCAAGCAAGGTATCGCACTGGGATGACAATGTCGATTCACTCAACGTGCGATGGGACGGGGAAGCTATTAACATTCCTACTGACGGAGAAGCTGAATGGAGGAGTGACGGCGAAGAAAGACAGGTTGTGGTGGAAAGAACTGATGACACCAACGCCGTGAAAGTGACTGTTGCTGGTCTACTGGAGATGGATATAAAGGTAAGGCCTATCGGgaaacatgaaaacaaagttCACAACTACCAGTTGCCGGACAACGATGCATTTGCTCACCTGGAGACACAGTTCAGGTTTAAAAACTTAACCGATCTCGTGGAAGGTGTTTTGGGAAAGACATACAGACCAGACTATGTGAGTCCTGTCAAGACAGGGGTGCCCATGCCAATGATGGGGGGAGAGGACAAGTACCAAACTCCATCTCTCTCGTCTCCCCTCTGCAGGCTTTGCAGGTTTCGGGGCGCATCAGCAGGGAATGGGATGGCCACGATCTAA
- the LOC118034732 gene encoding beta-galactosidase 8 codes for MRGRDQILQLLLLYVFLSVLLTLATTSYGVNVTYDHKALLIDGKRRVLVSGSIHYPRSTAEMWADLIQKSKDGGLDVIETYVFWNAHEPVQNQYNFEGRYDLVKFIKLVGEAGLYAHLRIGPYVCAEWNYGGFPLWLHFVPGIKFRTDNEPFKAEMQRFTAKIVDMMKQEKLYASQGGPIILSQIENEYGNIDSAYGPAAKSYINWAASMAVSLDTGVPWVMCQQADAPDPIINTCNGFYCDQFTPNSKNKPKMWTENWSGWFLSFGGAVPYRPVEDLAFAVARFYQLGGTFQNYYMYHGGTNFGRSTGGPFISTSYDYDAPLDEYGLARQPKWGHLKDLHKSIKLCEEALVATDPVTSSLGQNLEATVYKTGTGLCSAFLANFGTSDKTVNFNGNSYNLPGWSVSILPDCKNVALNTAKINSMTVIPSFVHQSLKGDADSADTLGSSWSWIYEPVGISKNDAFMKPGLLEQINTTADKSDYLWYSLSTVIKDNEPFLEDGSQTVLHVESLGHALHAFVNGKLAGSGTGNAGNAKVAVKIPVTLLPGKNTIDLLSLTAGLQNYGAFFELKGAGITGPVKLEGLKNGTTVDLSSLQWTYQIGLKGEELGLSSGNSRWLTQPALPTKQPLIWYKTSFNAPAGNDPIAIDFSGMGKGEAWVNGQSIGRYWPTKVSPTSGCSNCNYRGSYSSSKCLKNCAKPSQTLYHVPRSWVESSGNTLVLFEEIGGDPTQIAFATRQSASLCSHVSESHPLPVDMWSSNSEAERKAGPVLSLECPFPNQVISSIKFASFGTPRGTCGSFSHGQCKSSRALSIVQKACIGSKSCSIGASAGTFGDPCRGVAKSLAVEASCE; via the exons ATGAGAGGAAGGGATCAGATTCTTCAGCTGCTGCTCCTGTATGTGTTTTTGTCTGTGCTTCTAACATTAGCAACGACGTCCTATGGAGTCAATGTGACTTACGATCATAAGGCCTTGTTGATTGATGGAAAACGCAGAGTCTTGGTCTCCGGTTCCATTCATTATCCTCGCAGTACAGCTGAG ATGTGGGCTGACCTCATACAAAAATCTAAAGATGGAGGGTTGGACGTTATTGAGACTTACGTTTTCTGGAATGCACACGAGCCTGTTCAAAACCAG TATAATTTTGAAGGAAGATATGATCTGGTGAAATTTATCAAGTTAGTGGGAGAAGCTGGACTTTATGCTCATCTTCGGATTGGGCCGTACGTCTGCGCAGAATGGAATTATGG TGGGTTTCCTCTGTGGTTGCATTTTGTACCGGGAATCAAGTTTCGAACTGATAACGAGCCATTCaag gCTGAGATGCAGCGGTTTACGGCCAAGATTGTGGACATGATGAAGCAGGAGAAGCTTTATGCATCTCAAGGAGGGCCCATCATCTTATCGCAG ATTGAAAATGAGTACGGAAACATTGATTCAGCCTATGGACCTGCTGCTAAAAGCTATATCAATTGGGCAGCAAGCATGGCTGTGTCTCTGGATACTGGAGTTCCCTGGGTTATGTGCCAGCAAGCAGATGCTCCTGATCCCATT ATAAACACCTGCAATGGATTCTACTGTGACCAGTTCACCCCCAATTCTAAAAACAAACCCAAGATGTGGACTGAGAATTGGAGTGGATG gTTCCTTTCCTTTGGCGGTGCTGTTCCCTATAGACCTGTTGAAGACCTTGCATTTGCTGTGGCACGGTTTTACCAGCTAGGGGGGACTTTTCAAAACTATTATATG TACCATGGTGGGACTAACTTTGGCCGGAGTACTGGTGGACCTTTTATTTCTACAAGTTATGATTACGATGCTCCTCTTGATGAATACG GACTTGCAAGACAACCTAAGTGGGGTCATCTGAAGGATTTGCACAAGTCCATAAAGCTTTGTGAAGAAGCATTGGTGGCGACTGATCCAGTAACTTCATCTCTAGGTCAAAACTTGGAG GCTACTGTTTATAAAACCGGAACTGGGCTGTGCTCTGCTTTTCTAGCCAATTTTGGCACATCTGACAAAACTGTAAATTTCAATGGCAATTCGTATAACTTGCCTGGTTGGTCTGTGAGCATCTTACCAGACTGCAAGAATGTAGCTCTTAATACAGCAAAG ATTAACTCTATGACAGTGATTCCAAGCTTTGTACATCAATCTCTAAAAGGAGATGCGGATTCTGCTGATACACTTGGCTCTAGCTGGAGTTGGATATATGAACCAGTAGGTATCTCAAAGAATGATGCATTCATGAAACCTGGACTATTGGAGCAGATAAATACTACAGCTGATAAAAGTGACTACTTATGGTACTCACTGAG TACTGTTATCAAAGATAATGAGCCTTTTCTTGAAGATGGATCTCAAACTGTTCTTCATGTGGAGTCTCTTGGCCACGCCCTTCATGCTTTTGTTAATGGAAAGCTTGCAG GTAGTGGAACTGGAAATGCTGGCAATGCTAAGGTTGCAGTGAAGATTCCTGTCACACTCTTACCTGGGAAGAACACTATCGATCTCCTTAGTTTGACTGCAGGACTTCAG AACTATGGAGCTTTTTTTGAGTTAAAGGGTGCTGGGATTACTGGTCCAGTAAAACTGGAAGGCCTGAAAAATGGCACTACTGTTGACCTTTCTTCATTGCAGTGGACATATCAG ATTGGACTTAAAGGTGAAGAATTAGGTCTGTCTAGTGGAAATTCTCGATGGCTTACACAACCTGCCTTGCCCACGAAGCAGCCTTTGATCTGGTACAAG ACCAGTTTCAATGCCCCTGCTGGAAATGACCCAATTGCAATTGATTTCTCGGGGATGGGGAAGGGTGAGGCATGGGTGAATGGACAAAGCATTGGACGTTATTGGCCTACCAAGGTGTCTCCAACTAGTGGTTGCTCCAACTGCAATTACAGAGGATCTTACAGTTCAAGCAAATGTCTCAAGAACTGTGCAAAGCCTTCTCAGACATT ATACCATGTGCCCCGTTCATGGGTGGAATCAAGTGGCAACACTCTTGTCTTGTTCGAGGAAATCGGAGGGGATCCAACTCAGATAGCTTTTGCTACAAGACAGAGCGCAAGTTTATGCTCTCACGTGTCAGAGTCTCACCCATTACCGGTAGATATGTGGAGCTCAAATTCAGAAGCAGAAAGAAAAGCAGGGCCAGTACTATCATTGGAGTGCCCCTTTCCTAATCAGGTcatttcttcaatcaaatttGCAAGCTTCGGAACGCCTCGCGGAACTTGTGGGAGTTTCAGTCACGGCCAGTGCAAAAGCTCTAGGGCCCTTTCTATTGTACAGAAG GCTTGCATCGGATCAAAGAGTTGCAGCATCGGAGCATCGGCCGGTACATTTGGCGACCCATGCAGGGGAGTAGCAAAGAGTTTAGCAGTTGAAGCTTCCTGCGAATAA
- the LOC118034737 gene encoding DNA polymerase II subunit B3-1 isoform X1, translating to MKRVAKSKREMKKKKSSSKEVVVTKSKQEKKKGRSKTGNSSPREPVVLLLSSSSSSISDSQEVTGIEGEDDETKSGIKNRSMKSSKIKSANNAKRKGKDDDFDGAGEEDGTACRFPMARIKRIIKSEDSESLLNQDVVFLVNKATEKFLEQFSDEAYDYSVQDRKKSLAYKHLSTVVSKRRRFDFLSDFVPEKLQAKDALADRKLDMTGQG from the exons ATGAAGAGAGTGGCGAAATCcaaaagagaaatgaagaagaaaaagagtagCAGCAAAGAAGTCGTCGTCACAAAATCAaagcaagagaagaagaaaggcaGGAGCAAGACAGGCAATAGTTCACCTAGAGAACCTGTTGTTTTATTACTCTCATCCTCCTCCAGCAGCATCAGCGATTCACAGGAAGTAACAGGAATCGAGGGAGAGGATGATGAAACGAAGAGCGGAATCAAGAATCGAAGCATGAAGAGCTCTAAAATCAAGAGTGCTAATAatgctaaaagaaaaggaaaagatgaTGACTTCGACGGAGCAGGAGAAGAAGATGGGACGGCGTGTAGGTTTCCGATGGCCAGGATAAAGAGGATTATTAAGAGCGAAGATTCTGAGTCGCTATTGAATCAGGATGTCGTTTTCTTAGTAAACAAAGCCACG GAGAAGTTTCTGGAGCAATTTAGTGACGAAGCATATGATTATTCAGTTCAGGATCGTAAGAAGTCTCTTGCTTACAAGCACCTAT cAACAGTTGTTAGTAAAAGGAGGAGATTTGACTTCCTTTCAG ATTTTGTTCCTGAGAAATTACAAGCGAAGGATGCGTTGGCAGACAGAAAATTGGACATGACAGGGCAAGGTTAA
- the LOC118034734 gene encoding uncharacterized protein, which produces MDIKRKSCILAAFFLVYVSRKAYSVQGDTSKGKKSPYDAAITHYSMLSPSPSGNERAFCQARGACQSKTLVCPDQCKVRKPVKNKKQKGCFIDCSSKCEVTCKFRRPNCNGYGSLCYDPRFVGGDGVMFYFHGAKGGNFAIVSDDNLQINAHFIGTRPKGRTRDFTWVQALSIMFDTHTLVIAAKRVSKWDDNFDALTVKWNGRTVDNIPTDGDAEWRANGEEREVVVERTDDTNTVKVQVANLVELNIKVRPIGKEENRAHNYQLPENDAFAHLETQFKFFNLTDLVEGVLGKTYRPGYVSPVKIGVPMPMMGGEDKYQTPSLYSPVCNVCRFQPQSGTATI; this is translated from the exons ATGGATATTAAAAGAAAGTCATGCATTCTAGCAGCATTCTTTCTTGTATATGTTTCAAGGAAAGCATACTCTGTTCAAGGTGATACCAGCAAAGGCAAGAAGTCACCCTATGACGCAGCAATAACACATTACTCCATGTTGTCGCCATCACCTTCAGGAAATGAAAGAGCTTTCTGCCAAGCAAGGGGGGCCTGCCAAAGCAAGACGCTTGTGTGTCCAGATCAATGCAAGGTGAGGAAGCCCGTgaagaacaagaagcagaagggATGCTTCATCGACTGCAGTAGCAAATGTGAAGTTACTTGCAAGT TTAGAAGACCAAACTGCAATGGATATGGCTCCCTCTGCTACGATCCTCGCTTCGTTGGTGGTGACGGAGTGATGTTCTACTTCCATGGCGCAAAGGGAGGAAACTTCGCTATTGTCTCCGATGACAACCTCCAAATTAATGCACACTTCATCGGAACTCGACCGAAAGGCAGGACTCGCGATTTCACATGGGTGCAAGCCCTCTCCATCATGTTCGACACTCATACACTAGTCATCGCAGCAAAGCGAGTCTCAAAATGGGACGATAACTTCGATGCTCTCACGGTGAAGTGGAACGGCCGGACAGTCGACAATATTCCCACTGATGGAGACGCCGAGTGGAGAGCTAACGGCGAAGAAAGAGAGGTGGTGGTGGAACGAACCGATGATACCAACACTGTAAAAGTACAAGTTGCCAACCTGGTCGAACTAAATATAAAGGTGAGGCCTATTGGGAAGGAAGAAAACAGGGCACACAACTACCAGCTACCAGAAAACGATGCTTTTGCTCATTTGGAAACACAGTTCAAATTCTTCAACCTTACAGATCTCGTCGAAGGTGTCTTGGGAAAGACTTACAGGCCAGGTTATGTTAGCCCTGTCAAGATAGGGGTTCCTATGCCAATGATGGGAGGAGAGGACAAGTACCAGACTCCCTCCCTCTACTCCCCTGTCTGCAATGTTTGCAGGTTTCAACCACAGTCTGGCACCGCAACCATTTAG
- the LOC118034737 gene encoding DNA polymerase II subunit B3-1 isoform X2 encodes MKRVAKSKREMKKKKSSSKEVVVTKSKQEKKKGRSKTGNSSPREPVVLLLSSSSSSISDSQEVTGIEGEDDETKSGIKNRSMKSSKIKSANNAKRKGKDDDFDGAGEEDGTACRFPMARIKRIIKSEDSESLLNQDVVFLVNKATEKFLEQFSDEAYDYSVQDRKKSLAYKHLFVSKRRRFDFLSDFVPEKLQAKDALADRKLDMTGQG; translated from the exons ATGAAGAGAGTGGCGAAATCcaaaagagaaatgaagaagaaaaagagtagCAGCAAAGAAGTCGTCGTCACAAAATCAaagcaagagaagaagaaaggcaGGAGCAAGACAGGCAATAGTTCACCTAGAGAACCTGTTGTTTTATTACTCTCATCCTCCTCCAGCAGCATCAGCGATTCACAGGAAGTAACAGGAATCGAGGGAGAGGATGATGAAACGAAGAGCGGAATCAAGAATCGAAGCATGAAGAGCTCTAAAATCAAGAGTGCTAATAatgctaaaagaaaaggaaaagatgaTGACTTCGACGGAGCAGGAGAAGAAGATGGGACGGCGTGTAGGTTTCCGATGGCCAGGATAAAGAGGATTATTAAGAGCGAAGATTCTGAGTCGCTATTGAATCAGGATGTCGTTTTCTTAGTAAACAAAGCCACG GAGAAGTTTCTGGAGCAATTTAGTGACGAAGCATATGATTATTCAGTTCAGGATCGTAAGAAGTCTCTTGCTTACAAGCACCTAT TTGTTAGTAAAAGGAGGAGATTTGACTTCCTTTCAG ATTTTGTTCCTGAGAAATTACAAGCGAAGGATGCGTTGGCAGACAGAAAATTGGACATGACAGGGCAAGGTTAA